A region of the Thioploca ingrica genome:
ATCTAATCGATGGTATATTTATCTTCAAGTAATTTAGCTTGTGCTGCTGCAAGACGCGCGACCGGGACTCGTGGCGCCGAACAAGATACATAATCTAAATCAATGTGGTGACAAAACCGAATCGAGCCAGGATGTCCACCCTGTTCACCGCAAATACCGACTTTAAGACCAGAACGCTTTTTACGTCCCCATTCGACGGTCATACTCATGAGTTGACCCACGCCTTTGACATCCAGTACTTCAAAGGGGTTGTCTTGTAAAATCCCGGTTTCATTGTAGAGAGGTAAGAACTTATTTTCGGCATCTTCACGGGAGAAAGAGAAAGTCGCTTGAGTCAAATCATTGGTACCAAAGGAGAAGAATTCAGCAACTTCTGCTAAATGAGCCGATCTCATACAAGCACGGACTACTTCAATCATCGTCCCAAATTTGAAATGCAACTGCACACCATATTTCTTTTCTACTTCGGCTTTGATGGTATCCACTGAGGTTTTGACTCGCACTAATTCTTGTGCCGTGGTGACTTGCGGTATCATGATCTCCGGGTTAACTTCGACGTTTTCTTTGATACATTCAGCGGCGGCTTCCAGAACTCCCCGAATTTGCATGGCATAGATTTCCGGGTAAGTAATTCCTAAGCGAACGCCACGGTGTCCTAGCATCGGGTTAATTTCATAAAGTTCACGGACTTTACGCAGCATGCGTTCTTTTTTAGCAATTACTTCACTTACAATTTCCTCGCCCCGTTCATCAAAGGGTGCGGCGGGTGCCGGCAAATCTTTGGGCTGCTGACCGCTGGAACGAATCGTACTTAACAACGTCGATACACCTTTAACCGTTCCTTGTAATTGACGTAAATTATTCAGTTCTTCTGTCAATTGTAGCTCGGTTGGCAAAAATTCATGCAGCGGTGGATCGAGTAACCGCACCGTCACCGGTCGTGGTGACATGACTTTAAAGACTTCTTTGAAATCACCCCGTTGAATCGGTAGTAATTTATCTAAAGCGGCTTGACGTTCTTCTGGCGAGTTGGCCAAAATCATATCAACCACGATGGGGAGACGATCTACATCGTTGAACATCCGTTCGGTACGGCATAATCCGATGCCCATAGCACCATATTCGATTGCTCGCCTAGCCGCTGCGGGGGTATCTGCATTCGCCATCACTTGCAGTTGTGCGACAGCATCTGCCCAACCCAATAAAATCTTGAGTTCCTCAGAAAAAGTGGGCGGAATAGTTGGAATTTCACCGATAAACACATTACCGGTACTACCATCGATAGTGATAATATCGCCCTCATGTATGACGTGCTCAGCCACAATAGCTTGCCTTGCTCTGGTATCGACCGTAATTCCTTCAGCGCCAGCGACACACGCTTTACCCATGCCACGAGCAACCACCGCCGCATGTGAAGTTTTGCCACCGCGACTGGTCAGAATACCTTGAGAAGCAAAAAAGCCGTGAATATCTTCGGGTTTGGTTTCTTCACGGACTAAAATAACTTTTTCTCCAGCACGTCCCAACAATTCAGCACGATCCGCATCAAATACGCATTTACCACAAGCAGCGCCAGGTGAAGCCGGTAACCCTTGCGCTAACACGAGAGCAACGTGATTGGGATCGAGGCGGGGATGCAGCAGTTGTTCTAACTGGTCCGGATTAACCCGTAGTAAAGCTTGCTCTTTGCTGATCAAGCCTTCATTAACCATATCCACTGAGGTGCGTACCATCGCGGCCGCATTCATCTTACCGTTACGGGTTTGTAAGCAGTATAATCGCCCTTTTTCAATAGTGTATTCGTAATCCTGGACTTCATGGTAATGGCCCTCGAGTTTATTGCGTAACTCGACCAACTGGCGATACAGTTCCGGCATTTCTTTTTCCATTTCCTGTACCGGTTTGGGAGTACGAATCCCGGCGACGACATCTTCACCTTGTGCATTAACTAGGTATTCACCATACATTTCATTTACCCCGGTACCTGGGTTTCGAGTAAAGCCCACGCCGGTAGCACAATCATTACCCATATTACCAAATACCATCGCTACGATATTAACCGCTGTACCATTAGCCATCGCTGGAGTAATATTAAATTCCCGACGGTAATCAATGGCACGCTTGCCCATCCACGAGTTAAATACCGCTTTAATGGCAATTTCCAATTGCTCATAAACCGATTCAGGGAAAGGTTTACCGGTTTGTTCTTTAACCACTTGTAAAAAGAGTTCACTGATTTCTTTTAAATGAGCAGCGGTTAATTCCACATCGACTTTAACGCCCGCCCGTTTTTTGATCGCTTCAAAATGGGCATCAAAATGTTCATCAGCCACTCCCAATGCGACCTTACCAAACAATTGGATGAAGCGACGATAAGCA
Encoded here:
- a CDS encoding pyruvate, phosphate dikinase — its product is MPEKYVYSFNEGDGKNKHLLGGKGANLCEMTQIGLNVPPGFVITTATCLTYLADAKRTLPEGLMDDVKQYMQGIEKATGKLFGDPNNPLLVSVRSGSAMSMPGMMDTILNLGLNSQTLPGLIKQTQNERFGYDAYRRFIQLFGKVALGVADEHFDAHFEAIKKRAGVKVDVELTAAHLKEISELFLQVVKEQTGKPFPESVYEQLEIAIKAVFNSWMGKRAIDYRREFNITPAMANGTAVNIVAMVFGNMGNDCATGVGFTRNPGTGVNEMYGEYLVNAQGEDVVAGIRTPKPVQEMEKEMPELYRQLVELRNKLEGHYHEVQDYEYTIEKGRLYCLQTRNGKMNAAAMVRTSVDMVNEGLISKEQALLRVNPDQLEQLLHPRLDPNHVALVLAQGLPASPGAACGKCVFDADRAELLGRAGEKVILVREETKPEDIHGFFASQGILTSRGGKTSHAAVVARGMGKACVAGAEGITVDTRARQAIVAEHVIHEGDIITIDGSTGNVFIGEIPTIPPTFSEELKILLGWADAVAQLQVMANADTPAAARRAIEYGAMGIGLCRTERMFNDVDRLPIVVDMILANSPEERQAALDKLLPIQRGDFKEVFKVMSPRPVTVRLLDPPLHEFLPTELQLTEELNNLRQLQGTVKGVSTLLSTIRSSGQQPKDLPAPAAPFDERGEEIVSEVIAKKERMLRKVRELYEINPMLGHRGVRLGITYPEIYAMQIRGVLEAAAECIKENVEVNPEIMIPQVTTAQELVRVKTSVDTIKAEVEKKYGVQLHFKFGTMIEVVRACMRSAHLAEVAEFFSFGTNDLTQATFSFSREDAENKFLPLYNETGILQDNPFEVLDVKGVGQLMSMTVEWGRKKRSGLKVGICGEQGGHPGSIRFCHHIDLDYVSCSAPRVPVARLAAAQAKLLEDKYTID